The genomic DNA CCAACGGCTTCACACCGGTGAGCGGCCCTACCCCTGCCGCGACTGCGGCCGCAGCTTCAATGTCAACTCGGACCTGGTGAAGCACCGGCGGACGCACACAGGTGAGCGGCCGTACCCGTGCCCTGAGTGTGGGCGGCGTTTTGGCAGCAGCTCCAACCTCACCCGCCACCAGCGCCTTCACACCGGCGAGCGCCCTTACCACTGCCCCGACTGCAGCGAGAGTTTTCGGGGCTGTTCAGCACTCACCATCCACCGGCGCGCTCACACGGGCGAGCGGCCCTACCCCTGCCCGGCATGCGGCAAAGCCTTTGCCGACAGCTCGCTGCTGGCCAAGCACCAACGCACCCACTGTGCCGACAAATCCTTCGCTTGCCCCGACTGCGGGAAGAGCTTTTCCACCAATTCCTACCTCCTCCGGCACCGGCGGACACACTTAGCAGAGAAACCGTATCGCTGCGGGGAGTGTGGGCGGGGGGTACAGCCAGCTCACCCACCTCAGCACCCACCAGCGGGTGCACAGTGGCGAGCGGCCCTACAGCTGCCGCGAGTGCAGCAAGAGCTTCACCACCAGCTCAGCGCTCACCAAACACAAGCGTGTCCACACTGGCGAGCGCCCCTACATCTGCCCCGACTGCGGCAAGAGCTTCAGCCAGAGCTCCAACGTCATCACccactggcagctgcagcacggCAAGTCCCTCTGATGCCCCGTGCCCTGCCACCCCCTTCGCCCCTGCTAccaccagccccctccccactgtTTCTCTTAATTAAATCTGCGGCAGAGGCCACCAAAGTGCCTGGAGTTGGCGGGGGTGTCACCCCCCAGGGGCTTTGCTGAGTGGTGGTTGtacccccccagcccccccccccaccatcagccccctccccaccattttttttaaataaaatctgcagCAGAGACCACCGGTATGCCTGGAGTTGGGGTGTGATGCGGGGTGAAGCGTTGCCCCTGGGGCCTTTGCCGAGCAGTGGCTGTGGCCCaccatcccccccacccccccaccccgccagGCACTGTGGTGAGGGGGTGTCAGCCATCATTCTGCGGGGGGGACACACAGGAACGAGGCAGGGGGGTCATCCCAAAAAGTGGCTGTTGCACAACACAGGTATGAATCTGGGGGATGTGCGG from Falco naumanni isolate bFalNau1 unplaced genomic scaffold, bFalNau1.pat scaffold_238_arrow_pat_ctg1, whole genome shotgun sequence includes the following:
- the LOC121082062 gene encoding LOW QUALITY PROTEIN: zinc finger protein 771-like (The sequence of the model RefSeq protein was modified relative to this genomic sequence to represent the inferred CDS: inserted 1 base in 1 codon; deleted 1 base in 1 codon), yielding MTREGGLLNVVPPKIFCLKKKMRCCCWLHPSGPCVPRAGDGREVEDQEHEPGHSSGTNACEMCGKSFRLRSYLLTHCRGHQGQRPYACPECGRRFGQSSHLXTHQRLHTGERPYPCRDCGRSFNVNSDLVKHRRTHTGERPYPCPECGRRFGSSSNLTRHQRLHTGERPYHCPDCSESFRGCSALTIHRRAHTGERPYPCPACGKAFADSSLLAKHQRTHCADKSFACPDCGKSFSTNSYLLRHRRTHLAEKPYRCGECGRGYSQLTHLSTHQRVHSGERPYSCRECSKSFTTSSALTKHKRVHTGERPYICPDCGKSFSQSSNVITHWQLQHERTAIWDAVASYIQQQLLLHKGVRIPTLGSFDVVPAQKQVGTEIVTIQKPVFRLSRILRDIHNLTDNEG